The Variovorax sp. PMC12 genome segment GCGCCCGTTTTTCAACCCAAGGAGACACGACGACATGAACGATCTGAAGGACAAGGCGGTACTGGTCACGGGCGCGAGCACCGGCATAGGCGCGGCGGTGGCGCGCGCGCTGGGGCAGGCCGGCGCGCGGGTGGCGGTGCACTACCGGGGCAGCGCCGGCGAGGCGCGCAACGTGGCGCGCGACATCGAGGCCGCCGGCGGCCGCGCGCTGCTGGTGCAGGCCGACGTGACCGACACCGCCGCCGTCGACCGCATGGTGAAGACGGTGCATGCCGAGTTCGGCCGCATCGACGTGCTGGTCAACAACGCGGGCGGCTTCGTGAAGCGCTCGCCCATCGTCGATGCGGACGACGACTACATCGACGCGGTGTTCCGCCTCAATGCGCGCTCCGTGGTGGCGGTGAGCCGCCGCGTGATTCCGCTGATGGCCGCCGGTGGCGGCGGTGCGATCATCAACGTGACCACGCAGGCCGCGCGCACCGGCGGCGGGCCGGGCGCGGGGCTCTACGCGGCTTGCAAGGGCTTCGTGTCGACCATCACGCGCACCATGGCCAAGGAACTGGTGAAGGACAAGATCCGCGTCAATGCGGTGGCGCCGGGCGTGATCGAGACGCCTTTTCACGACGGGCATTCGAGCCCCGAGGTGCTGAAGAACTTTGCCAATGCCATTCCCATGGGGCGGCTGGGCACGGCCCAAGAGTGCGTCGGCGCCTTCCTGTTCCTGGCGAGCGAGGCGGCCAGCGGTTATGTG includes the following:
- a CDS encoding SDR family NAD(P)-dependent oxidoreductase, translated to MNDLKDKAVLVTGASTGIGAAVARALGQAGARVAVHYRGSAGEARNVARDIEAAGGRALLVQADVTDTAAVDRMVKTVHAEFGRIDVLVNNAGGFVKRSPIVDADDDYIDAVFRLNARSVVAVSRRVIPLMAAGGGGAIINVTTQAARTGGGPGAGLYAACKGFVSTITRTMAKELVKDKIRVNAVAPGVIETPFHDGHSSPEVLKNFANAIPMGRLGTAQECVGAFLFLASEAASGYVTGQVIEVNGGQVMP